The nucleotide sequence GCTAGTTCACGTGCAACAAAATAGTAAGAGTTTGCGTCATTACGGTTTGCGGTTAAACTAATTTCAATTAAGTAATCGTCTAAACCTAATTTTTGAACTGGATCATCTGATAAGTTTGCAAAATCATGTGGTAATCTTAAAATATGGTCACCATTATTATCGATTAATGAATGGTCGTATCCAATTTCATTTCATGCAGCAAACATCCCTTGTGATTCAATTCCTTTAAGTTTTTTTGACTCAAAGGTAAATCCGTCTTTAGTAGCTCCAACAGCAAAAAAAACTACAAAGTCACCAATTTTTAAAACTGTGTCAGTTGTTTGAACAGTAGCGATTCCATCAGCATGTTCAACTTGTGCAACAGTTAAACGATCAGAATTTGGATTAGCTTCAATACTTTTAATATAACCAAATTTCAATCCTGAAATATTTGCGAATTTTTTGTATTCTTCAACTTCAAAACCTAATTTATTTAAAGCTTTGACAGTTTCCTCAACTTCTAAATTTCGGTTTGCGAAAAATTTATTTAAATAATTTAAAGATAAAATCATTAATCCTCCTTATTTGTTGATCAATCAATTGGTGTTTCTTTGTGTGCAATTAAATAATCATTAATTCGTTTAAAAATATGTTGATTTTCAAAATTTAATTTATATGAAAATGGACTTGGATGAGAAAAAAACATCACCTGTTCAGGTTTTAAATCTAAATGCAATTTTTGGACAGTTTCATGAGCTTTATTACCAAATAAACAAAAAAGAACATTTTTACTTTCTTTAGTAACAGCTAAAATTACTTCATTAGTAAATTGTTGTCAACCAAATTTTTCATGTGAAAGTGGCATGTGCTCATTAACAGTCAAAATTGTGTTTAACAATAAAACCCCTTGCTTAGCTCAATTTTCAAGTGAATTGCTACTTAAATTTGCATCAGGATAATCTTTTTTAATTTCCTTGAAAATATTTGCTAATGATTTAGGGGTTTTATTAGCTTTAGAACTAAAAGCTAAACCATCTGCGTCTGCAGCATTAGGATAAGGATCTTGTGCGAGAATTACAACCTTAGTTTCATTAATTTGAAAATATTCAAAAGCACGAAAAATTTCAGTTTGATGTGGCAAAATATTATATTTTGCTCCAGCTTGTTCTAAACCTTTAATTATGTCTTGAAAATAAGGTTTTTTACCTTCGGCTTCTAAAATTCCTAATCAACTATTTTTCATTTTTAAATTGCTCCAAAAATCTTAAATCATTACGGTAAAAGTCACGAATATCTTTAATTCCATATTTAATCATTGCGATTCTTTCAATTCCAATTCCAGCTGCAAATCCGTTTAAATTTTCATCAGTATAACCAGCTAAATGTAGCACATTTGGATGTAACATACCAGCTCCAAGTACTTCGATTCAACGGTTATTGTAGAAAATATCTACTTCAACACTTGGCTCAGTAAAAGGAAAGTAACTTGGTCTTAAACGAATTTCTAAATCTTTTTCAAAAACATAACTTAAAAGTGATTTTAGTGTTCAAATTAAATTAGGGAATGATACTTTTCCAACACTAACAAAGTCCACTTGAGTAAATTGGTGTGAGTGAGTCGCATCATCTTCATCATTACGATAAACTTTTCCGATTGCAAAGGTTGAAAAACTTTTATTGGCATTTTTTTCTAATTCTAATGCAGTAATTCCGGTATTATGTGTACGTAAAAGACGTGTTGCACTAAAATATAGCGAATCATGCATAGCACGTGCTGGATGGTTTGATGGAATATTAAGACGCTCAAAGTTGTATAAATCATCAACAATTTCACCATCTTCAGTTTGGAAATAACCATGTTGAATAAATCAGTCTTTTAAACGATTTTCAACTAAGGTAATTGGATGAAGCGAACCATTAACATAAACAGGAACTGTCACATCAACAAACTCAGAATTAATCTTTTGATTGATTTTTTCTTGTTCTAATTTTGCTTCCGCTTGTGCAAAAAATTCTTCGTAATGTCTTTTTAGTTCGGTAATTTTTTGACCAAGTAATTTTTTAGTTTCTACATCAGCACTTTTAATTTGATTTTGTAATTGAAAAATTTCGCCATCTTTTGAATAAACCTTGCTACGAGCAAGTTTTAAATCTTCAAATGTTTTAATATCATCTAGTTTTAACATTGTTCCTACTTTCCAAAATTTTTAATTTGTTCTCAATATTTTTTGTATTTTTGTTCATTCTCATTTTTACCAGCAACATAAAACACTTCATTTTCTAATTGTTTTGGTAAATAAGTCTGATGTACTCAGTTAAATTGATAATCGTGTGGATACAAATAACCAATTCCATCACCTAATTTTTTTGCTGATTGATAATGCGCATCACGCAAATGTTTTGGAATATCATAAATTTTACCATTATCTATCAATTGATTCGCACGAGAAAAAGCTAAATAAGTCGAATTGCTTTTTGGACTAAGTGCTAAATCGGTAATAATAAAAGCTATTGGTAGATTTGCCTCAGGAAAACCAAGTCGTTCAACGCTATTAAATGCCGCTTCAACACGTAAAATAATATTTGGATTGGCTAAACCAATATCTTCATAAGCGACTGCATTGATGCGACGAAAAAGTCCTTGATAATCACCACTTTTTAAAATTAATGCTCCATAATACAATGCCGCATTAACATCACTACCACGTAATGATTTGTGAAATGCCGATAAATTATTGTAGTGTGCACTTGAATTCATGTCACTGTAAAAATTAATATTTGGAATGATTTTTTTTAAATCTTCACGTGTAACATTTTGATTACGATTATGAACTAGAGCTAAAATTTGTAAATTATTAATTGATGAACGATAATCACCAGAGCTATAACGGGCTAAATCTAAAATTAAATCCTGACTAATTTTTAAATCACTAAAATGAGTTTTAATAATATTTTCCAATGCATCAGCAATTTCTTGTTCGTCTAATTTATTAAATTGCAAAATTTGCATTCGACTACGTAAAGCTGGATTGACTCTAAAATAGGGATTTTCAGTCGTTGTTGCGTAAACGATAATTTTGTCAAACTCTAAATATGACAATAAAATATCTTGCTTATCCTTATTTAAACGATGGATTTCATCAATAATTAAAATCTTATTGTTTTTAATTTTATCCAACAAATCAGCTTTAGAATCGGTTGTGGAGTTAAAATATCCATACGGTAATTGCATCTCATTTGCTAGTGCAATTGCAGTTGAAGATTTACCAGTACCACTTTCACCAAAGAAAATAAAGCTTGTGGCCATCTTATTTTGTACTATTTTTTTGAGTAAATTAATAACATGTTTTTGTCCAACGATATCATCTAATTTTTGCGGTCTTAATTCATTTGCCAAGTTATACATACAATAAAAATTTTAATAAAATTAACTTTAAAAATAAACAAAAACTCTAATTAATCACATTTTGAGTTTTTGTGCTTACTTTGTCAAAATTTTGACCTTGAAGACTCGTCGCAAAATAAAGAAAAAAACACCAGATGCTGTATTTGAGTGCATTTAGTGTTTTAATCGTCGTTTTTTATTTGTTTATTTAATTGCGTCTACTAAATTTTTAAGTAGACACGCAACTGTCATTGGTCCAACACCACCAGGTACTGGTGTAATAGCTGCAACTTTATCTTTAACATCTTCAAAATCAACATCACCAGAAATTACATCAGGTAAGTTTTCATCTAAATTAGTACCTACGTCAATTACAATCGCACCTTCTTTAACGTTTTTGCTACGAACTAATTTGGCTTCACCAGCAGCAACAATTAAAATGTCAGCATTTTCAACACCTTTAATTCCAGTGTTTTCGTCATAAGTAGCAACGTTTGCACCTTTACGTTTAATAATATGTGTAACCGGTTTACCAACTAAATAACTTCGTCCAATAACTGCGACACGTTTATCTTTTACATCTATTTTATAGTGGTCCATCAACTCTAAAACAGCTCGAGCGGTAGCAGGTACGAAGAATTTATCGTCTGTTTTTGAACTGTTGTATAAGGTAAATTCGTTACGGTTACTTAAACCGTCAATATCTTTTTCATATGGAATTGCGTCCATAATTACTTGACTTGGAATATGTTTTGGTAAAGGTAATTGGACAATTACACCATCAGAATAATCATTAATGTTATCCATTTTTTTCAATAATTGATCTTGTGTAATTGATTCTTTATATTTATAAAGTTTAACCTCAACACCTAAATATTCGGCTTTTTTGATTTTTTGTGCAATATATTTGTTTGACGCAGGATTATCTCCAACTTGTACAATGGCCAAACGAATTGACCTTGGTAATTTTAAGTCTTCAATTTCCTTTTTTAATTTTTCTAATTCAGCAGCAGCTAATTCTTTTCCTCACAATATTTGCATTGTAATTCCTCCTCATATTGGCTTAATTCGTTAGTGTATTTTGCTAACTTCTCACGCTCAATAGCAATTTTAGCTTCTGGAGCTTTGCTTATAAAACTTTCATTTGACAACATTTTTTGAGCACGATCAATTTCAAATTTAATTTGAGCGATCTTGTCTAATAAACGTTGTTTATTTTGTTCTTTTAATTCTTGTGAAACTTCAATGTATAAGTTTCCAAGTTTGGTTGTAAATAATAAGTCTTGATTTAGCTTTTGTTGTGCATAAGCTAATTTATCAATTCCTTTAAACATGTTTGAATCAACTTCATTTGCTGATTCAAAATGATAATTAATTATTTCTTTTTTTGAAATATTATTTTCATCACGATACTTACGAATGATTGTTACAATCTCAATTAGAGTATCGACATATTCAACATTGTCATAGTACTCTAGTTCAGGATAAGTTTGTTCAAGCAATTCGTTATTGAAAATTTCGCTAAAAATCTTATCAGTGGTAAAAGGTAAGAGCGGATGAATAATAATTAATGCATTTCTTAAAACTGCTAAAGCATTTTGTTTTGATGGAGCAGTTTTAAGTAATTCAATATATCAACTACTAAAATCATTAAAAATAAATTTATAAATTTCACTACCAATTAAGGTAAATTCGTAAGTTGACATTCAACGATCAATATTATTTTTAAGTTCAAATAATTTATTATTGATTCACTTGTCAATATCACTTAATTGACTGGTTTGTACACCATCATTCATTTCATGAATGTAACGTGAAATATTTCAAAGTTTGTTACATACACCTCAAGCTGACTTAATTTTTTCAGTCGAATAACGAATATCGATACCAGGCGAAGTATTAGTGATTAAGAATCAACGTAATGCATCAGAACCATATTGGTCAATAACTTCCATCGGATCAATTCCGTTATTAAGTGATTTAGACATTTTACGGTTTTGCTCATCACGAATTAGACCATGGAATAGTACATCCTTAAATGGTTTTTCATTCATGAACTCAAGACCAAAGAAGTACATACGTGCAACTCAGAAAAAGACTAAATCATATCCAGTAATTAATACGTCACTTGGATAATATCTCTTGAGTTTTTCGTCGCTTTGAGGTCATCCTAAGAAAACAAATGGACTAATACCACTTGAGAATCAAGTATCTAAAACATCCTCATCTTGTACTCAACCTTCCCCCGGGGAATCGATTTGGACTTTAATTTGATCGTCCTTGTATCAAGCTGGAATTCTGTGTCCTCATCAAAGTTGTCTTGAAATGGTCCAATCGTGCACATTTTCCATTCATTGACGCATTGTAGCTTCAAAACGTTCTGGATAGAATTTAACTTTTTGGTCTGTATCTAAATGATTTAAAATTCCTTGAGCTAACTTGTCCATCTTAACAAATCATTGTGGTGTAACTAAAATTTCAATTGGTGTTTTACTTCTTTCACTAAATCCAACTGGTGAAGTTGTTTCTTCGACCTTTACTAATAAATCATTAGCTTTTAAATCATTAGCAATTGCTTCACGTGCTGCAAAACGGTCTAAACCGTGGTATTTAGTTTGTGGACTATCAATAAAACCACTTTTGTTAATTGTTTCACGAATCTCAAGATTGTGTTTTTTAATGATATTAATATCAACTTCAGCATGTGCCGAAAGTTTCATTGCACCAGAACCAAAATCAATTCCAACGTATTCGTCAGTAATAATTGGTAATAACTCTTTAGTAATTGGATGTATGACATTTTTATTTCAAAGGTGTTTGTATCGCTCATCATTTGGATTAACAACCACAGCCACGTCACTTAATAAAGTCTCAGTTCTAACAGTCGCAACAGTAATAAATTGATCTGAATTTTCAATAAAGTATTTAATGTGATACATATTTTGTTTTGTATCTTCACTATATACTTCGATATTTGAAAGTGCGGTGTTCAATTTAGTGTCTCACGAAATTGCTTTGGTGTCACGATAAATTAAACCTTTATTATATAAATCAACAAAAACCTTTAAAACTGCTTCATTAGCATCATCATCTAAGGTAAATCTCTCATTTTCATAATCAAGCGCTAAACCTAGAGCAGATCATTGTTTACGAAACATTTGAGCATAAGTCTCTTTTCACTCTCAAACCTTAGCAAGGAATTTTTCTCTTCCTAAATCATGACGAGTTAAACCTGTTTCTTCGTATAAGACTTGTTCAACTTTTGCTTGTGTTGCAATCCCAGCATGATCCATTCCTGCAATTCAAAAAACATCATAATTATTTAACTTCTTATATCTAATAACTGTATCTGGAATATAACTATCTAATGAGTGTCCTAAATGGAGTTTTCCAGTAACGTTAGGAGGTGGTAATAAAATTGAGAAAGGTTTTTTTCTCAAATCATGTGTCATAAAATACTTTTTATCTTGTCATTTGCGGTCAGTATTTAATTCAACCTCTTTGTGATTATAAGTCTTATTCATAATGATTAAATTATATATCTTTAATAAAAAAAGCGTGGTTTTATTTTGCTTTTTGAAAAAAAGTAATAAAATATTGCACAAAAACGCACTAATTGCTCAAACTACGTGCGAAAAATCCTACTCATTTTGGTGGTACACTTTAATAATTTTTGAGTGTCCCCAGCGGACCAAAAAACGATAATTCAATTTTCGCTAACTGGGACACTTACACAAGTTATAACTGTCCCAGTTAGGCAAAAAATAAAAAAGCGACCTAGTTTTTAAAACTAAATTCGCTTTTTGATCGTTTCTTTAACTACCGTGTTTGTGGAATAATAAAATGAAAACACAGAACATAATTCCAACAAACAATGAACAAATAACTTTGATTCAACTTTTTTTGTCGAAATTTGAGTGATAAAATTCTGGAAAAAATTCAACTAGTGAAGTAAATAAGAAAATTGCCGAAATAAATGCAAACATGAGTGCTTTTGCTCATCAAAGGTAGCTACTTGCAATATATGGTGCAAGTAAAGAACCTGCGAGCATGAATGGTAAAAAGAGCAATAGAGCAATTAGCGAAACAAAAAATGCTTTTCAGCTTGAAAAACCAGCTTCACGTAGACGGTAATAAAACACAATTTCTTCAGGAATTAAATGTAGAATGAGTGAAATAATAAAAGCTAAAGAAATATCACTATTTCCTTGACCAGCAATTAAGTTATTAATGCTGTAACCTAAAATAAATCCTTCAGGAATCCGGTGTGTCAATAATAAAATTAACGCTATAATCTTAAGTTTTGATTCTGATTTTTCAACAATTACCTTTTCTGAAGCAGAAATAGTATCTTCACGATTGAAAATAAAATCTGGATGTACGTGCTCATGTTTATCATCACCATGTTCATGTACGTGCACAAAAGCAGCAATTTTAGATTTAGAACTTAAGATTTTTTTGTTTAGTCGGTAAGAAATAACGAATTTAACAACAAATGCAAATAGTACTCCAACAACAAAACCACCTAAAATAATAGCAATATTAACTAAGTAAATTCAATTACTGCTTGAGTTTGGAAATTTACTAGATAACCAAAGTGCTCCACTAGTACTTGTTTGTTCTAGTGCTTCACGTAAAAAACCAAATAGTGACATAACCAAGAAAAATCCGGTTACAAACGAATACATGTACACTTTAGTTTTATTATTGAGTTTGTTTTTAAATAGTGGTAGGATTAATCCGATAAGTGCAGGGATTAAAATTAAAATTAATAGAAAGAAAACAACTGCAACTAAATTAGCTACAGTTGCTGAAGTCATAATTGATAAATCTTGAAATCAAGTTTGAAGTGACATTTTATTCTAATTCCATGTTGTGGTACACTTCTTGAATATCGTCATCATCCTCTAATTTAGCAACAAATTCAAGTAATTTTTGTTGTTTTTCTGCATCAACTTGTACATAAGTATTTGGTAAATAAGTAACTTCACATTGAATGAATTCGTTTATTCCAAGCGAATCCTCAATGATTGCCTTAACTGCACTAAAGTTTTCAGGAAGCATTGTAACTACATAAGTTTCATCGCTAACTTCTAAGTTTTCAGCACCAGCTTCTAAAACAGCCATTAATAAAGTATCTTCATCAATTTTATCTTTAGTTAATTCAATAATCCCTTTTTTATCGAATGAAAATGGAATTTGACCTGTCTTTCCCATACTTCCGTTTTGCTTATTAAAATAAGCTTGCACATTTGATGTTACACGATTGATGTTGTCGCTTAATGTTACCACGATAAAGTTAACTCCACCTGATACAGTTGCGTTAAAAATAGTTTCAATAAAGGCTGATGAGTTTTTGTCACCTTTAGCTTTTGCTAAAGCTCTTTCGATATTATCTTTAGGCATGTTTTTTGCTTTAGCTTTTGCAATTGCTAATTTTAGAGCTGGATTAGTATCTGGATCTGGTCCACCTAATGCGGTTGCTGCTACATAAATTTCTTTTGATAATTTTTGAAAAATTTTACCTCTTACGGCATCTTGAGCACCTTTACGGTGTGCGATATTTGCTGAGTGTGAGTGTCCTGCCATATTATTCTCCTTTTAATTCTTCTGGACTCAGTGGACGGTATCCACCATCTCTTTTATGTTGACTATTTTTGTGCATACGAGTAATTTTTTGGATTGTTTCCGGTTTAAGTTTTGCAAGTGCATTTTGATCATTTTCGTTTTTTAAGAAATAATCTAATTCTGCGTAACTAAATCCTAATTCATCTTCATCGCTTTGCCCTTCTCATAAACCGGCTGATGGTTTTTTATTAATTATTGAATCAGGAACATTTAATAATTTGGCTAAATAACGAACTTCAGATTTAGTTAAATGTGAAATTGGTAATAAATCAACACCACCATCACCATACTTAGTAAAGTATCCGATGTAATATTCATCTAAATTATCAGTACCACAAACTAAGTATCCTTTTTCCTGAGCAAGTGCATATAATGTGGTCATTCTTAAACGCGGCATAACATTGGCAATTGCTAAATGATTTGATAAGTTTAATTGTTTATTAATTTCTTGATTGGTTTGTGCTAAATTAACTGTTAAAAACTTGGTATTTAGATTTTTTTCTAGCTCATTAATGTGCGGATTATCAAATGACATATCCTTAATTGGCATTACAACACCTAAAACATCATTTGGAAATGCTTTTTGCGCCAGTGCAAAAACCAATGCAGAGTCAATTCCACCACTAATACCAACAATTAATCCTTTTGCATGTGCTTCTGAGACTTTAGTTCTGAGAAATTCAACTAAATAATCGATATATTTGTAAGCATTTTGCTCATTAAAAATTACTTTTTGATCATCAAAAATAGATATTTTGTTCATAATGTATATATTTTATTATAAATTTAACTTTTTCGCAAATCGAAATCACAAAATAATATTACTTTTGTGTAATATAATTTATCAAAGGTCGTAAAATAATAAAATTCAACAATTTTTGAGCACTTTTATTCAATTTTAAAGACCAATAATACAACGAATTTGGTAAAATATTTTTATCATGCAAGAAAACAAAAAAAGCACAAACTCAAATTCAGAAAAACCTAAAACTAAAGCTTCGAACGTGTTTAAAGATGTCTTTTATATTCCGAAATACACTTTAAATATTGAACAAATTCAATTAATGTCTCCTGACGAAAAGAAAGAACGTTACAATGAGATTAAAAGTGAAATTCAAGACTATAATCGCAAAAAATATCTATCAATTAGAATCAAAGGAATTTGAATTTGAGTAATAATTTTATTTGCTTTAAGTATCTTGTGTATACTAATTTCCTACTTCTTAACTAAATTGATTAACTAATTCAACAACCAAGATAGACAACTCAAATGAGTTGTCTTTTTTTGATCTCATATCGCTTAAATCTTTGAATTGTCCCTAGGGGACAGTTGCTCTAATATTGGTTTAACATTCGAATACTATAAACCTTCTCCTGGGACAGTCGACCTAATATGCGGACAAATTGCACAAAAAAAGCTGAATATTGCTATTCAACTTTTTGTTTTGGAAATTAGTTTTTATTCTTCGTCTCTTTTCGACTTTTTAGCAAGAAAGTAAATGCCAGCACCAATTCCTGCAGTAAATAATCCAAGTAAAATTCATCAGAAAATACTTAAATTATCTGGTTTCGATTTTGTTTTTAATGCTTCTTGTAGTGCGCTGTAGATTACTTCGGAAGCATCTTTTTGTTCAATGCTATTAATTAAATTAATATCATTTTCACTAATTTGTGAAGCAGGTATATTGGTAATTTTAAAGTAGTTTTTATCATTTAATTCTTTGTTAAATTCACCATATTTGTCTGAAATAATTTCATTAATTGAATTTAACGCTTCATCAAACTTACTTTGATCTTTATTAATTAATGAATCAACTAAATTCATTTCAGCGTTAGCAACTTGATTCAATTGTTCTTTTTGTGAAACTAATTGATCTTTTAATTTGCTTAATTCTTCGTGTGTAACTGCAAAATCAACTGTGTCTTTAATTGCAGCAACTAAAGCATCTTTTAGATCTTGGTAATTTTCATCAAGAACATGTGAATTACGGTAGTTAGTTAATGCATTTGTTAAGTCATTGTATTTTTTCAATCCATCGACAATCTTGTCATAATCTGTATTTTTTACACCAGCATCAGCAAGATCTTTGATTAATTGGTCTAACTGTTCATTATTTAAAGTATGGTTACTAATTTCATCAACTAATTTCTTAATTAATTCATTAGCTTTAGTAATATCATCTTTAAGTTTGTCATATCAGTTTTCTTGACTTGAGTCAGCATTTACAACTTTATCTCTTAATTGTTCTTTATCTGCATCAGATAAATTAGGTTGTTCATTAATTAAATTAATTAATTCTTGTTTTTGATCGCTGATTTTTTGAGCTTCACGGAGAATTTCATCACGTTTAACTGGATCTTCTTCATTTTGAATTAGATCTTTAAAATGTTCTTTTTCTTGCTCAGAAAGATTTGGTAATTCATCAACAATGTTTTTCAAGTCATCTTTATTGTCATAAATTTGCTTGATTGCATCTTTGATTTTATCAATTGCTTCTTGAATTTCTTCAACTGTTGCACTTTCAAGGTTTTCAAGAACTTTTTTACCATCTTCAATTGCAACATCATAAGCATTTTGTTTTTCTGGAGTCGAAGTGGTGTAAGGAGCTTTTTGGACAAACTCACTTGCTTCATTGACTAATTTTTCTAATTCCCCTGCATTTAAGCGTTTGTTTTGTTCACCATTAAGTGCTTCAAAATCTTTTTTAAGTTTTAAGTATACATCATTAGTTTCATCAAAATTAAGATTTGCACCTAATTCTTTATCAACTAATGTTGTTGCATTTGCATATGAGTTATCAAAATTATCTTTTAATTCTTGATCCGCATTAATATAGTTAACATTTGTGCGAGGATCAACATCATTTGCTGATTCAACCACATTTTCAATGTAATCATTTAATTTTGACATTAAATCATTCAATGCATTTGCAATTTCTTTAATGCTTTCGATTGAATCCGAAGAATCTGTGATTAAGTTAGCGGTATTAATTTGATCTTTGAAATTGTCTAATTGA is from Mycoplasmopsis pullorum and encodes:
- a CDS encoding bifunctional 5,10-methylenetetrahydrofolate dehydrogenase/5,10-methenyltetrahydrofolate cyclohydrolase, with translation MQILWGKELAAAELEKLKKEIEDLKLPRSIRLAIVQVGDNPASNKYIAQKIKKAEYLGVEVKLYKYKESITQDQLLKKMDNINDYSDGVIVQLPLPKHIPSQVIMDAIPYEKDIDGLSNRNEFTLYNSSKTDDKFFVPATARAVLELMDHYKIDVKDKRVAVIGRSYLVGKPVTHIIKRKGANVATYDENTGIKGVENADILIVAAGEAKLVRSKNVKEGAIVIDVGTNLDENLPDVISGDVDFEDVKDKVAAITPVPGGVGPMTVACLLKNLVDAIK
- a CDS encoding YebC/PmpR family DNA-binding transcriptional regulator; the protein is MAGHSHSANIAHRKGAQDAVRGKIFQKLSKEIYVAATALGGPDPDTNPALKLAIAKAKAKNMPKDNIERALAKAKGDKNSSAFIETIFNATVSGGVNFIVVTLSDNINRVTSNVQAYFNKQNGSMGKTGQIPFSFDKKGIIELTKDKIDEDTLLMAVLEAGAENLEVSDETYVVTMLPENFSAVKAIIEDSLGINEFIQCEVTYLPNTYVQVDAEKQQKLLEFVAKLEDDDDIQEVYHNMELE
- the pheS gene encoding phenylalanine--tRNA ligase subunit alpha, which translates into the protein MLKLDDIKTFEDLKLARSKVYSKDGEIFQLQNQIKSADVETKKLLGQKITELKRHYEEFFAQAEAKLEQEKINQKINSEFVDVTVPVYVNGSLHPITLVENRLKDWFIQHGYFQTEDGEIVDDLYNFERLNIPSNHPARAMHDSLYFSATRLLRTHNTGITALELEKNANKSFSTFAIGKVYRNDEDDATHSHQFTQVDFVSVGKVSFPNLIWTLKSLLSYVFEKDLEIRLRPSYFPFTEPSVEVDIFYNNRWIEVLGAGMLHPNVLHLAGYTDENLNGFAAGIGIERIAMIKYGIKDIRDFYRNDLRFLEQFKNEK
- the nadE gene encoding NAD(+) synthase, with the protein product MNKISIFDDQKVIFNEQNAYKYIDYLVEFLRTKVSEAHAKGLIVGISGGIDSALVFALAQKAFPNDVLGVVMPIKDMSFDNPHINELEKNLNTKFLTVNLAQTNQEINKQLNLSNHLAIANVMPRLRMTTLYALAQEKGYLVCGTDNLDEYYIGYFTKYGDGGVDLLPISHLTKSEVRYLAKLLNVPDSIINKKPSAGLWEGQSDEDELGFSYAELDYFLKNENDQNALAKLKPETIQKITRMHKNSQHKRDGGYRPLSPEELKGE
- a CDS encoding valine--tRNA ligase, which encodes MNKTYNHKEVELNTDRKWQDKKYFMTHDLRKKPFSILLPPPNVTGKLHLGHSLDSYIPDTVIRYKKLNNYDVFWIAGMDHAGIATQAKVEQVLYEETGLTRHDLGREKFLAKVWEWKETYAQMFRKQWSALGLALDYENERFTLDDDANEAVLKVFVDLYNKGLIYRDTKAISWDTKLNTALSNIEVYSEDTKQNMYHIKYFIENSDQFITVATVRTETLLSDVAVVVNPNDERYKHLWNKNVIHPITKELLPIITDEYVGIDFGSGAMKLSAHAEVDINIIKKHNLEIRETINKSGFIDSPQTKYHGLDRFAAREAIANDLKANDLLVKVEETTSPVGFSERSKTPIEILVTPQWFVKMDKLAQGILNHLDTDQKVKFYPERFEATMRQWMENVHDWTISRQLWWGHRIPAWYKDDQIKVQIDSPGEGWVQDEDVLDTWFSSGISPFVFLGWPQSDEKLKRYYPSDVLITGYDLVFFWVARMYFFGLEFMNEKPFKDVLFHGLIRDEQNRKMSKSLNNGIDPMEVIDQYGSDALRWFLITNTSPGIDIRYSTEKIKSAWGVCNKLWNISRYIHEMNDGVQTSQLSDIDKWINNKLFELKNNIDRWMSTYEFTLIGSEIYKFIFNDFSSWYIELLKTAPSKQNALAVLRNALIIIHPLLPFTTDKIFSEIFNNELLEQTYPELEYYDNVEYVDTLIEIVTIIRKYRDENNISKKEIINYHFESANEVDSNMFKGIDKLAYAQQKLNQDLLFTTKLGNLYIEVSQELKEQNKQRLLDKIAQIKFEIDRAQKMLSNESFISKAPEAKIAIEREKLAKYTNELSQYEEELQCKYCEEKN
- a CDS encoding replication-associated recombination protein A; translated protein: MYNLANELRPQKLDDIVGQKHVINLLKKIVQNKMATSFIFFGESGTGKSSTAIALANEMQLPYGYFNSTTDSKADLLDKIKNNKILIIDEIHRLNKDKQDILLSYLEFDKIIVYATTTENPYFRVNPALRSRMQILQFNKLDEQEIADALENIIKTHFSDLKISQDLILDLARYSSGDYRSSINNLQILALVHNRNQNVTREDLKKIIPNINFYSDMNSSAHYNNLSAFHKSLRGSDVNAALYYGALILKSGDYQGLFRRINAVAYEDIGLANPNIILRVEAAFNSVERLGFPEANLPIAFIITDLALSPKSNSTYLAFSRANQLIDNGKIYDIPKHLRDAHYQSAKKLGDGIGYLYPHDYQFNWVHQTYLPKQLENEVFYVAGKNENEQKYKKYWEQIKNFGK
- a CDS encoding uracil-DNA glycosylase, with the translated sequence MKNSWLGILEAEGKKPYFQDIIKGLEQAGAKYNILPHQTEIFRAFEYFQINETKVVILAQDPYPNAADADGLAFSSKANKTPKSLANIFKEIKKDYPDANLSSNSLENWAKQGVLLLNTILTVNEHMPLSHEKFGWQQFTNEVILAVTKESKNVLFCLFGNKAHETVQKLHLDLKPEQVMFFSHPSPFSYKLNFENQHIFKRINDYLIAHKETPIDWSTNKED
- a CDS encoding ZIP family metal transporter; this translates as MSLQTWFQDLSIMTSATVANLVAVVFFLLILILIPALIGLILPLFKNKLNNKTKVYMYSFVTGFFLVMSLFGFLREALEQTSTSGALWLSSKFPNSSSNWIYLVNIAIILGGFVVGVLFAFVVKFVISYRLNKKILSSKSKIAAFVHVHEHGDDKHEHVHPDFIFNREDTISASEKVIVEKSESKLKIIALILLLTHRIPEGFILGYSINNLIAGQGNSDISLAFIISLILHLIPEEIVFYYRLREAGFSSWKAFFVSLIALLLFLPFMLAGSLLAPYIASSYLWWAKALMFAFISAIFLFTSLVEFFPEFYHSNFDKKSWIKVICSLFVGIMFCVFILLFHKHGS